From the Theobroma cacao cultivar B97-61/B2 chromosome 2, Criollo_cocoa_genome_V2, whole genome shotgun sequence genome, one window contains:
- the LOC108661000 gene encoding uncharacterized protein LOC108661000: MSAMNEEHRQYEDLDSLLIVSREKWAFNVAINTHCKWSQLHYITKSLQQKEEYDSVKCTCFGMLLDVYPQGYFYAGLLHSIMIRRITERQSMDHELWFAIGKSKARLSKQEFCLIT, from the exons ATGTCGGCCATGAATGAAGAG CACAGACAGTATGAGGATCTTGACAGTTTGTTGATCGTGTCGAGGGAGAAGTGGGCGTTCAACGTCGCAATTAACACTCACTGTAAGTGGTCGCAGTTGCATTACATCACAAAGTCTCTCCAACAAAAGGAGGAGTACGATTCAGTTAAGTGTACCTGCTTCGGAATGCTCCTAGACGTCTATCCACAGGGGTACTTTTACGCCGGTCTCTTGCACAGCATCATGATTCGTCGGATCACTGAGAGGCAGTCAATGGACCACGAGCTATGGTTTGCCATTGGCAAGAGCAAGGCGCGGCTATCAAAGCAGGAGTTCTGCCTCATCACCTAG
- the LOC108660999 gene encoding uncharacterized protein LOC108660999, with the protein MEAIPTLRKIVALSGPKDNVHPRMCRWDCNQKPKDFYKTIQKLESSDKLWALETLEPTADKAFREYFVDLDVPLSEGNEYVPIRHMEDWSDWGLGARQKKEKLEGEKSLWWHEADAHLRCFS; encoded by the exons ATGGAGGCAATTCCAACCCTCCGAAAAATAGTTGCCCTCTCTGGTCCGAAAGATAACGTCCACCCACGAATGTGCAGATGGGATTGCAATCAGAAGCCAAAAGACTTCTACAAGACAATTCAGAAGTTAGAGTCATCTGACAAA TTGTGGGCATTGGAGACTTTGGAACCCACCGCAGATAAGGCCTTCCGGGAGTATTTTGTGGACCTTGATGTCCCGTTATCGGAGGGTAACGAGTACGTGCCAATAAGGCACATGGAGGATTGGTCGGATTGGGGCTTAGGTGCGAGGCAAAAAAAGGAGAAGcttgaaggagaaaagagCCTCTGGTGGCACGAAGCGGATGCGCACCTCCGCTGCTTTAGTTGA
- the LOC18608286 gene encoding uncharacterized protein LOC18608286, translated as MQSGNDPSFTKARTGPQAPIDPAQPQTANEPAFMETTTGPEASISLAPSQTANERTYAEATTGPEASIGQAPPQTTNEPLLTQSRIVNVGAVTTRQLRQIIRKHEKDMLELKVSIQSLSVAMHTIEDRIVGWILDGLKSQQLFRLCFLDGFAGFGGQVVVV; from the exons ATGCAGAGTGGAAATGACCCATCG TTTACGAAAGCGAGGACAGGTCCTCAAGCACCGATCGATCCAGCCCAACCGCAGACAGCTAACGAGCCGGCg TTTATGGAAACGACAACAGGTCCTGAAGCATCTATCAGTCTGGCTCCATCGCAAACTGCTAACGAGCGGACG TATGCGGAAGCGACGACAGGTCCTGAAGCATCGATCGGTCAGGCTCCACCGCAGACTACTAACGAGCCGCTG TTGACCCAGTCGAGAATAGTCAATGTCGGAGCAGTCACAACCCGTCAGCTCCGACAGATCATTCGCAAGCATGAAAAAGATATGTTGGAGCTAAAGGTTTCAATTCAGTCATTGAGTGTAGCAATGCATACGATTGAGGACCGTATCGTTGGTTGGATTCTTGACGGCCTTAAATCACAA CAACTGTTTAGACTGTGTTTTCTTGATGGTTTTGCTGGTTTTGGGGGTCAAGTGGTAGTGGTTTAA